In one Halorubrum sp. CBA1229 genomic region, the following are encoded:
- the dpsA gene encoding DNA starvation/stationary phase protection protein DpsA — MSTQKEARQRYGDVHESEALRVPEEKAEQLVDALNTDLAATYVLYHQVKKHHWLVEGAEFHDIHVYLGEVAADLEEGADVIAERAQALGGVPLSGGANYEEHAPVSPEDADAYDIRTGLENDLEMFGDITEMLREHIQLANNLGDYNTEEQLREVLMDVEEHGHHLEHYLEDDTLVTQGTLE; from the coding sequence ATGAGTACCCAGAAAGAGGCTCGACAACGCTACGGCGACGTCCACGAGAGCGAAGCGCTCCGCGTCCCCGAGGAGAAGGCCGAACAGCTCGTCGACGCGCTCAACACCGATCTTGCGGCGACGTACGTCCTCTACCACCAGGTGAAAAAGCACCACTGGCTCGTCGAGGGCGCCGAGTTCCACGACATCCACGTCTACCTCGGCGAGGTCGCGGCCGACCTCGAGGAGGGCGCCGACGTGATCGCCGAGCGCGCGCAGGCGCTCGGCGGCGTGCCGCTATCGGGCGGCGCGAACTACGAGGAGCACGCGCCGGTGAGCCCGGAGGACGCCGACGCCTACGACATCCGGACGGGGCTGGAGAACGATCTGGAGATGTTCGGCGACATCACGGAGATGCTCCGCGAGCACATCCAGCTCGCCAACAACCTCGGCGACTACAACACCGAGGAACAGCTCCGCGAGGTCCTCATGGACGTCGAGGAGCACGGTCACCACCTCGAGCACTACCTGGAGGACGACACCCTCGTCACCCAGGGTACGCTCGAGTAG
- a CDS encoding Lrp/AsnC family transcriptional regulator produces MDDLDRRILSILRRDARTPYTEIADRVGTSEGTVRNRVDRMTEEGIIERFTVTTRTGNVKAMIEISVEMNVDTAAVGDRMVEWEEVDFVWQVSGEDDIVLVVDAVDTRAVNELISQAREMDEVKSTKTRLILNERLG; encoded by the coding sequence ATGGACGACCTCGACCGCCGGATCCTCTCGATCCTGCGCCGGGACGCGCGAACTCCCTACACGGAGATCGCGGACCGGGTCGGCACCTCGGAGGGAACCGTGCGCAACCGCGTCGACCGCATGACCGAGGAGGGGATCATCGAGCGGTTCACCGTCACGACCCGCACCGGCAACGTGAAGGCGATGATCGAGATCTCGGTGGAGATGAACGTGGACACCGCCGCCGTCGGCGACCGGATGGTCGAGTGGGAGGAGGTGGACTTCGTCTGGCAGGTGTCCGGCGAGGACGACATCGTGCTCGTCGTCGACGCCGTCGACACGCGCGCCGTCAACGAGCTGATCTCGCAGGCCCGCGAGATGGACGAGGTGAAGTCGACGAAAACGCGGCTCATCCTGAACGAGCGGCTCGGCTAA
- the carA gene encoding glutamine-hydrolyzing carbamoyl-phosphate synthase small subunit, with protein MSDAYIALADGRVLEARARAPGRTRGELVFTTAYTGYEESLTDPSYAEQILTFSYPLIGNYGVRSERFESESVQPNAAIARELTDDVAEWLTDEEIPAVDHVDTREIVTTVREEGAMACGIAAGPDVTPEDAVAEMEACEPMSDHVDIGAQVSVTEPTVHEGGGVADVAMLDCGAKGSIISSLTERGADVHVLPYDATPEDVAEIDPDVLFVSNGPGDPENFVAAQEVVDAFAGELPMAGICLGQQVITSALGGSTEKMAFGHRGVNQPVRDLRSERVVMTTQNHGYTVDDTGPLEVTQVNVNDDTVEGLDSEELDVITRQYHPEANPGPHDSLGFFDEVLDLAEATPHVAAD; from the coding sequence ATGTCGGACGCCTATATCGCGCTGGCCGACGGACGCGTGCTCGAAGCGCGCGCTCGTGCGCCGGGGCGCACCCGCGGCGAACTGGTGTTCACGACCGCGTACACCGGCTACGAGGAGTCGCTCACCGACCCCTCCTACGCCGAACAGATCCTCACCTTCTCGTACCCCCTGATCGGGAACTACGGCGTCCGAAGCGAGCGGTTCGAGTCCGAGTCGGTCCAGCCGAACGCGGCGATCGCCCGCGAGCTGACCGACGACGTCGCCGAGTGGCTCACCGACGAGGAGATCCCGGCCGTCGACCACGTCGACACCCGCGAGATCGTCACCACCGTCCGCGAGGAGGGCGCGATGGCCTGCGGGATCGCCGCCGGCCCGGACGTGACCCCCGAGGACGCGGTCGCGGAGATGGAGGCGTGCGAGCCGATGAGCGACCACGTCGACATCGGCGCGCAGGTGTCTGTGACGGAACCGACCGTCCACGAGGGCGGCGGCGTCGCCGACGTCGCGATGCTCGACTGCGGCGCGAAGGGCTCGATCATCTCCTCGCTCACCGAGCGCGGCGCGGACGTCCACGTCCTCCCGTACGACGCGACCCCCGAGGACGTCGCCGAGATCGATCCCGACGTCCTCTTCGTCTCGAACGGCCCGGGCGACCCGGAGAACTTCGTCGCCGCCCAGGAGGTCGTCGACGCCTTCGCCGGCGAGCTGCCGATGGCCGGCATCTGTCTCGGCCAGCAGGTGATCACGAGCGCGCTCGGCGGCTCGACCGAGAAGATGGCGTTCGGCCACCGCGGCGTCAACCAGCCCGTCAGGGACCTCCGCAGCGAGCGGGTCGTGATGACGACGCAGAACCACGGCTACACGGTCGACGACACCGGTCCGCTCGAGGTGACGCAGGTGAACGTCAACGACGACACCGTCGAGGGGCTCGACAGCGAGGAGCTCGACGTCATCACCCGCCAGTACCACCCCGAGGCGAACCCCGGGCCGCACGACTCGCTCGGCTTCTTCGACGAGGTGCTCGATCTCGCGGAGGCGACCCCGCACGTCGCCGCCGACTGA
- the surE gene encoding 5'/3'-nucleotidase SurE, whose product MTREILLTNDDGIDAVGIRALSDALSREHDVTVVAPKQNQSGVGGARSWWETTVEYTETDAGYAVEGTPADCVAVAEVALGLDPDVVVSGCNHGPNIGAHILGQSGTVGAAMEAAFLGTSAIAVSLYDRGNLPVPPTLDAGDFALAAEATLDLLDRAEDGTEAGGDGDTGGLTLPFGADVLNVNAPAADDETASDPTYRLTEPARGFDVIEFRPGEEGPNDENVPEGWEFGERRGEMGMELRDRFWREFLRGDVADDAGSDRLAAVEGEVSVSPLSSSRSVAGDRAGEVVVGEKLPRADGD is encoded by the coding sequence ATGACCCGCGAGATCCTCCTCACCAACGACGACGGGATCGACGCCGTCGGGATCCGGGCGCTCTCGGACGCGCTCTCCCGCGAGCACGACGTGACCGTCGTCGCGCCGAAGCAGAACCAGTCCGGGGTCGGCGGCGCCCGATCGTGGTGGGAGACCACCGTGGAGTACACGGAGACGGACGCCGGCTACGCGGTCGAGGGCACGCCCGCCGACTGCGTCGCCGTCGCCGAGGTGGCGCTCGGGCTCGACCCGGACGTCGTCGTCTCCGGCTGCAACCACGGGCCGAACATCGGCGCGCACATCCTCGGGCAGTCCGGAACGGTCGGCGCCGCGATGGAGGCCGCGTTCCTCGGGACGTCCGCGATCGCCGTCTCGCTGTACGACCGCGGGAACCTCCCCGTGCCACCGACCCTCGACGCCGGCGACTTCGCGCTCGCCGCCGAGGCGACGCTCGACCTCCTCGACCGCGCGGAGGACGGGACGGAAGCGGGCGGCGACGGGGACACGGGAGGGCTGACCCTCCCGTTCGGCGCCGACGTGCTGAACGTTAACGCGCCGGCCGCGGACGACGAGACCGCGAGCGACCCGACCTATCGGCTGACGGAGCCCGCGCGCGGCTTCGACGTGATCGAGTTCCGACCGGGCGAGGAGGGTCCGAACGACGAGAACGTCCCCGAGGGATGGGAGTTCGGCGAGCGGCGCGGCGAGATGGGGATGGAGCTCCGCGACCGCTTCTGGCGGGAGTTCCTCCGCGGGGACGTCGCCGACGACGCGGGGTCCGACCGACTCGCGGCCGTGGAGGGCGAGGTGAGCGTCTCGCCGCTGTCGTCGTCGCGGTCGGTCGCCGGCGACCGCGCGGGCGAGGTCGTCGTCGGCGAGAAGCTCCCGCGAGCGGACGGGGACTGA
- a CDS encoding glutamate--tRNA ligase codes for MDDELRERVEAAGEAAALFNALKHGSDPDVGAIMGPLMGENPEFRPHGDEIPGVVAPVVNRIADMDEAERRDRLAELAPDKLAELEAEDEEDDRVLPDLPNAEPGEVVMRAAPNPNGPWHVGHARMPAVIGTYQERYDGEFICRFDDTDPETKRPDLDAYDAILEDIEYLGFEADRVLKASDRLDTYYEHARDLIDAGGAYTCSCSGEEFSALKNDAEACPHREKDRETVHEEFSAMVDGEYGAGEMVLRVRTDIDHKNPALRDWVAFRMIDTPHPREAAAEYRCWPMLDFQSGVDDHLTGVTHIIRGIDLQDSAKRQRFVYDYFDWEYPEVLHWGHVQVDEYDVTLSTSTIKKLIENGELTGWDDPRAPTIRSMRRRGIRGQALVDSMTALGMSTSDVDLAMSSVYANNRDLVDDDADRYFLVRDRDDDPAVGLDVVGGPEAGHPPLHPDHEERGTRTVPAGRVLIEESDLPGRGDRVWLKGFGCVRYTRNAFQYVGDDIEVVREGDVDVVHWVPADESLETLMRTIEGDVRGFAEPAIADAAVDDVVQFERVGFVRLDDFAPEPTGEAYGPTGEEDLVAYYAHP; via the coding sequence ATGGACGACGAACTCCGCGAGCGCGTCGAGGCGGCCGGCGAGGCCGCCGCGCTGTTCAACGCGCTCAAACACGGCAGCGACCCTGACGTGGGCGCCATCATGGGCCCGCTCATGGGCGAGAACCCCGAGTTTCGACCGCACGGCGACGAGATCCCGGGGGTCGTCGCGCCGGTCGTGAACCGGATCGCCGACATGGACGAGGCCGAGCGCCGCGACCGGCTCGCCGAGCTCGCGCCCGACAAGCTCGCGGAGCTGGAGGCCGAAGACGAGGAGGACGACCGCGTCCTCCCCGACCTCCCGAACGCCGAGCCGGGCGAGGTCGTGATGCGCGCCGCGCCGAACCCCAACGGCCCGTGGCACGTCGGCCACGCCCGGATGCCCGCGGTGATCGGGACGTACCAGGAGCGGTACGACGGCGAGTTCATCTGCCGGTTCGACGACACCGACCCCGAGACGAAGCGACCCGACTTGGACGCGTACGACGCCATCTTGGAGGACATCGAGTACCTCGGCTTCGAGGCCGACCGCGTGCTGAAGGCCTCCGACCGGCTCGACACCTACTACGAGCACGCCCGCGACCTCATCGACGCCGGCGGCGCGTACACCTGCTCGTGTTCCGGCGAGGAGTTCTCCGCGCTCAAGAACGACGCCGAGGCGTGCCCGCACCGCGAGAAGGACCGCGAGACGGTCCACGAGGAGTTTTCGGCGATGGTTGACGGCGAGTACGGCGCCGGCGAGATGGTGCTCCGCGTGCGCACCGATATCGACCACAAGAACCCGGCGCTGCGCGACTGGGTCGCGTTCCGGATGATCGACACGCCGCACCCGCGGGAGGCGGCGGCCGAGTACCGGTGCTGGCCCATGCTCGATTTCCAGTCGGGCGTCGACGACCACCTCACGGGCGTCACCCACATCATCCGCGGCATCGACCTCCAGGACTCCGCGAAGCGCCAGCGGTTCGTCTACGACTACTTCGACTGGGAGTACCCCGAGGTGCTCCACTGGGGCCACGTGCAGGTCGACGAGTACGACGTGACGCTCTCCACGTCGACGATCAAAAAACTCATCGAGAACGGCGAGTTGACCGGCTGGGACGACCCGCGCGCGCCGACGATCCGGTCGATGCGCCGCCGCGGCATCCGGGGGCAGGCCCTCGTCGACTCGATGACGGCGCTGGGGATGTCCACCTCCGACGTCGACCTCGCGATGTCGTCGGTGTACGCGAACAACCGCGACCTGGTCGACGACGACGCGGATCGGTACTTCCTCGTGCGCGACCGCGACGACGACCCCGCGGTCGGACTCGACGTGGTCGGCGGCCCCGAGGCCGGACACCCGCCGCTGCATCCCGATCACGAAGAGCGCGGCACCCGCACGGTCCCCGCCGGGCGCGTGCTGATCGAGGAGTCCGACCTCCCGGGACGCGGCGACCGCGTCTGGCTCAAGGGGTTCGGCTGCGTCCGATACACCCGGAACGCGTTCCAGTACGTCGGCGACGACATCGAGGTCGTCCGCGAGGGCGACGTCGACGTGGTTCACTGGGTCCCCGCGGACGAGAGCTTGGAGACGCTCATGCGCACGATCGAGGGCGACGTGCGCGGGTTCGCCGAGCCCGCGATCGCGGACGCCGCCGTCGACGACGTGGTCCAGTTCGAGCGCGTCGGGTTCGTCCGCCTCGACGACTTCGCCCCCGAGCCGACGGGCGAGGCGTACGGACCGACCGGCGAGGAGGACCTCGTCGCCTACTACGCGCACCCGTGA
- a CDS encoding ferredoxin family protein yields the protein MTIDPNFEETREQVGEENGVAVWGPVDSPEELGIRGTHVAVDFDICLADGACLEDCPVDVFEWVDTPGHPESEIKANPTNEDQCIDCMLCVDVCPVDAIDVDPGRAGRI from the coding sequence ATGACCATCGACCCGAACTTCGAGGAGACCCGCGAACAGGTCGGTGAGGAGAACGGCGTGGCGGTGTGGGGCCCGGTCGACTCGCCGGAAGAGCTCGGTATCCGCGGCACCCACGTCGCCGTCGACTTCGACATCTGCCTGGCCGACGGCGCGTGTCTGGAGGACTGCCCGGTCGACGTGTTCGAGTGGGTCGACACGCCCGGCCACCCCGAAAGCGAGATCAAGGCGAACCCCACCAACGAGGACCAGTGTATCGACTGTATGCTCTGCGTCGACGTGTGCCCGGTCGACGCGATCGACGTCGACCCCGGCCGGGCCGGCCGCATCTGA
- a CDS encoding electron transfer flavoprotein subunit beta/FixA family protein has translation MHTVVLTKGVPDFREGKVAFDEDGHLERGKTPTVMNPNDKVALRAALQEKVRHGGTVSLLSMGPPGYEEVLQEGMREVYADDLYLLSDREMAAADTWATSITVATGLSKLDPEPDLIVAGFKTADGETGHTGPQTTWCHHMNDALPDRSLVTHVVALDVDPEEETLRAKRLVKGDVAEIETVETDFPALVVTDPEFEPSYRKAAHQLRYKDLREETTERAAEYEEHLTTWNHEDLNLDPDFIGLDGSPTIVAGVDPIAQEPSEREATVVSPDDADGMDAVVDELAPFAGGD, from the coding sequence ATGCACACAGTTGTCCTGACAAAAGGCGTCCCAGACTTCCGCGAGGGAAAGGTGGCGTTCGACGAGGACGGTCACCTGGAGCGCGGAAAGACGCCCACGGTCATGAACCCGAACGACAAGGTCGCGTTGCGGGCGGCGCTGCAGGAAAAGGTACGCCACGGCGGAACCGTCTCCCTGCTGAGCATGGGGCCGCCGGGGTACGAGGAGGTCCTCCAAGAGGGCATGCGAGAGGTGTACGCCGACGATCTCTATCTCCTCTCCGATCGAGAGATGGCCGCGGCCGACACCTGGGCCACGTCGATCACCGTCGCGACGGGGCTCTCGAAGCTCGACCCCGAGCCGGACCTGATCGTTGCGGGATTTAAGACGGCCGACGGGGAGACGGGGCACACCGGCCCGCAGACGACCTGGTGTCACCACATGAACGACGCGCTGCCCGACCGGTCGCTCGTGACCCACGTGGTCGCGCTCGACGTCGACCCGGAGGAGGAGACGCTCCGCGCGAAGCGGCTGGTCAAGGGCGACGTGGCGGAGATCGAGACCGTCGAGACCGACTTCCCGGCGCTGGTCGTCACCGACCCGGAGTTCGAGCCGAGCTACCGGAAGGCCGCCCACCAGCTCCGATATAAGGACCTCCGCGAGGAGACGACGGAGCGCGCGGCGGAGTACGAGGAGCACCTCACGACGTGGAACCACGAGGATCTCAACCTTGACCCGGACTTCATCGGGCTCGACGGGTCGCCGACGATCGTCGCGGGCGTGGACCCGATCGCGCAGGAGCCGTCGGAGCGCGAGGCGACGGTAGTCTCCCCGGACGACGCCGACGGAATGGACGCGGTCGTGGACGAACTGGCGCCGTTCGCGGGGGGTGACTGA
- a CDS encoding electron transfer flavoprotein subunit alpha/FixB family protein, with translation MVDIDPTDHEIADLGPKVNGVDDLGELEEMLELEREGPDRAPVKTLIESRIETLESEAEGGDEDVDPAEVDPAELSIAEVANMVRGVDDPDVLRELLDRERDGEDRDGAVTRIESRIEAIEGTEQGDDEEAAEYVPPEEKHPNLDHPTADKTYVEGVSGETYRDMWVYCETQRGELVDASKEILGKADELLDDYAERYGDEEDVIAVLIGDDVADLAEEAIAYGADRAVYHEDDRLDRFRHKPYTELFVHMCRDFEAEWRDYHEPRYTVFPATHNGRDLSALVQAELDSGLASDCSDLYIEEAMISNPAKTGKPGDSEEFERVLHMPRPDFSGFEYSTILCIDKPHRDFHPQGASVIPGAFDLPDPDPEREGEVVEHDLDLPDDWFQVDVVEHDRLEEGIDLTGHDVIVALGRGIGDDPTEGIELGVDLVDAFDDAALGLSRGVITASYEFASHVEDYISEERQIGESGQVVEPDVYVAAGISGAVQHKVGMDESDTIIAINDDPEADIREFSDYFVEGDLFEVLPRLTAAVEGDGSVAAMEGVADD, from the coding sequence ATGGTCGACATCGACCCCACCGACCACGAGATCGCGGACCTCGGCCCGAAGGTCAACGGCGTCGACGACCTCGGCGAGCTGGAGGAGATGCTGGAGCTGGAGCGCGAGGGGCCGGACCGCGCCCCGGTGAAGACGCTGATCGAGAGCCGGATCGAGACGCTGGAATCGGAGGCGGAAGGCGGTGACGAGGACGTCGATCCCGCCGAGGTCGACCCCGCGGAGCTGTCGATCGCGGAGGTCGCCAACATGGTTCGCGGGGTCGACGACCCCGACGTCCTCCGCGAGCTGCTCGACCGCGAACGGGACGGCGAGGACCGCGACGGCGCGGTCACGCGGATCGAGAGTCGGATCGAGGCGATCGAGGGAACCGAGCAGGGGGACGACGAGGAGGCGGCCGAGTACGTGCCGCCGGAGGAGAAACACCCGAACCTCGACCACCCGACCGCCGACAAGACGTACGTCGAGGGCGTCTCCGGCGAGACGTACCGCGACATGTGGGTGTACTGCGAGACCCAGCGGGGCGAGCTCGTCGACGCCTCGAAGGAGATCCTCGGCAAGGCCGACGAGCTGCTGGACGACTACGCCGAGCGATACGGCGACGAGGAGGACGTGATCGCGGTCCTCATCGGGGACGACGTCGCCGACCTCGCCGAGGAGGCGATCGCCTACGGCGCGGACCGCGCGGTCTACCACGAGGACGACCGGCTCGACCGCTTCCGGCACAAGCCGTACACGGAGCTGTTCGTGCACATGTGCCGGGACTTCGAGGCGGAGTGGCGCGACTACCACGAGCCCCGCTACACCGTGTTCCCGGCGACGCACAACGGGCGCGACCTCTCCGCGCTCGTGCAGGCCGAGCTCGACTCCGGGCTCGCCTCCGACTGCTCGGACCTGTACATCGAGGAGGCGATGATCTCCAACCCGGCGAAGACGGGGAAGCCGGGCGACAGCGAGGAGTTCGAGCGCGTGCTCCACATGCCCCGCCCGGACTTCTCCGGGTTCGAGTACTCGACTATCCTCTGTATCGACAAGCCGCACCGCGACTTCCACCCGCAGGGCGCCAGCGTCATCCCGGGCGCCTTCGACCTCCCCGACCCGGACCCGGAGCGCGAGGGCGAGGTCGTCGAACACGACCTCGACCTCCCGGACGACTGGTTCCAGGTCGACGTCGTGGAGCACGACCGGCTGGAGGAGGGCATCGACCTGACCGGCCACGACGTGATCGTCGCGCTCGGTCGGGGGATCGGCGACGACCCCACCGAGGGGATCGAGCTCGGCGTCGACCTCGTGGACGCGTTCGACGACGCCGCGCTCGGACTCTCGCGCGGCGTCATCACCGCCTCCTACGAGTTCGCGAGCCACGTCGAGGACTACATCAGCGAGGAGCGACAGATCGGCGAGTCCGGGCAGGTCGTCGAGCCAGACGTGTACGTCGCGGCCGGCATCTCCGGCGCGGTCCAGCACAAGGTCGGCATGGACGAGTCCGACACGATCATCGCGATCAACGACGACCCCGAGGCCGACATCCGCGAGTTCTCCGACTACTTCGTCGAGGGCGACTTATTCGAGGTGTTACCCCGGCTGACGGCGGCGGTCGAGGGCGACGGCTCCGTCGCGGCGATGGAGGGGGTGGCCGATGACTGA
- a CDS encoding FAD-dependent monooxygenase, with the protein MTDADAVDAGESADHEHYEAVVVGAGPGGAAAAAALAKQGVETLVLERGVDAGSKSVSGGLIYAEESAPYTIDGLFPGFREAASERPIDEYHMHNVAGDRVKTFDLDRIHNHDTDWCDAVLRRRMDSWLAERVHELTRETGGGLLTGVRVNGLLREDGEIVGVTCDELDPIRADLVVAADGVNSELARDAGLMDWDDPEDWFQGVKAVVDMEPDVINERFDVDPEGGAAHLFSGDLFDGVRGGGFLYTNEDSLSIGTVFHLDSLTAQRAEPHELLDGLLTHPLLDRWFQGEYAEREYSAKLVPDSKKVAHPSPHRGRLLLVGDAAGQMQAQGPIIKGMNHAVTAGGLAAEAFVEARTRGDASKAGELYERKLREEGVMEKLRPRRYRATRAVSEHDAVNRIGSALVESSLGAAGLRAFDGLAERAFNSPLLLGMVPDTRFSYVDVPTRIAEVLGEPIEERSPADDEAGVRPPDLADRIGDLTYDVGDPHIELRDESYEASGAAVTACPVSAEEFGGGCYRDETVRTNGEEKRVVSLDTQPCVECGTCAVVADTEWEHPSGGKGVEFKEG; encoded by the coding sequence ATGACTGACGCCGACGCGGTCGACGCCGGCGAATCGGCCGATCACGAGCACTACGAGGCCGTCGTCGTCGGGGCGGGCCCCGGCGGCGCGGCGGCGGCCGCGGCGCTGGCCAAGCAGGGCGTCGAGACGCTCGTCTTGGAACGGGGCGTCGACGCCGGCTCGAAGAGCGTCTCCGGCGGGCTGATCTACGCCGAGGAGTCCGCGCCCTACACGATCGACGGGCTGTTCCCCGGGTTCCGCGAGGCGGCGTCCGAGCGCCCGATCGACGAGTACCACATGCACAACGTCGCGGGCGACCGCGTGAAGACGTTCGACCTCGACCGGATCCACAACCACGACACCGACTGGTGTGACGCGGTGCTGCGCCGACGGATGGACTCGTGGCTCGCGGAGCGCGTCCACGAGCTGACCCGCGAGACCGGCGGCGGGCTGCTCACGGGGGTCCGAGTCAACGGCCTGCTCCGCGAGGACGGCGAGATCGTCGGCGTCACCTGCGACGAGCTCGACCCCATCCGCGCGGACCTGGTCGTCGCCGCCGACGGCGTCAACTCCGAGCTGGCGCGCGACGCCGGGCTCATGGACTGGGACGACCCCGAAGACTGGTTCCAGGGGGTGAAGGCGGTCGTCGACATGGAGCCCGACGTCATCAACGAGCGGTTCGACGTGGACCCGGAGGGCGGCGCGGCCCACCTGTTCTCGGGCGACCTGTTCGACGGCGTCCGCGGGGGCGGCTTCCTCTACACCAACGAGGACTCGCTGTCGATCGGGACGGTGTTCCACCTCGACTCGCTGACCGCACAGCGGGCGGAGCCGCACGAGCTGCTCGACGGCCTCCTGACGCATCCCCTGCTCGACCGCTGGTTCCAGGGCGAGTACGCGGAGCGCGAGTACTCGGCGAAGCTCGTTCCCGACTCGAAGAAGGTCGCACATCCCTCGCCGCACCGCGGGCGGCTCCTGCTCGTCGGCGACGCCGCCGGCCAGATGCAGGCGCAGGGGCCGATCATCAAGGGGATGAACCACGCCGTGACCGCCGGCGGGCTCGCCGCCGAGGCCTTCGTCGAGGCCCGGACGCGAGGGGACGCCTCGAAGGCGGGCGAGCTCTACGAGCGGAAGCTCCGCGAGGAGGGCGTGATGGAGAAGCTCCGCCCGCGACGCTACCGGGCGACACGGGCCGTCTCCGAGCACGACGCCGTGAACCGGATCGGGAGCGCCTTAGTCGAGTCGTCGCTGGGCGCGGCCGGCCTGCGGGCCTTCGACGGGCTCGCGGAGCGCGCGTTCAACTCCCCGCTGCTGCTCGGGATGGTGCCGGACACCCGGTTCTCGTACGTCGACGTGCCGACGCGGATCGCGGAGGTCCTCGGCGAGCCGATCGAGGAGCGCTCGCCCGCCGACGACGAGGCCGGCGTTCGTCCGCCGGACCTCGCGGACCGGATCGGCGACCTGACCTACGACGTCGGTGACCCGCACATCGAGCTCCGCGACGAGAGCTACGAGGCGAGCGGGGCCGCCGTGACCGCCTGTCCGGTGAGCGCCGAGGAGTTCGGCGGCGGCTGCTACCGCGACGAGACGGTTCGGACGAACGGCGAGGAGAAGCGCGTCGTCAGCCTCGACACGCAGCCGTGCGTCGAGTGCGGCACCTGCGCCGTCGTCGCAGACACGGAGTGGGAACACCCCAGCGGCGGCAAGGGCGTCGAGTTCAAGGAAGGGTAA